Proteins encoded in a region of the Trypanosoma brucei gambiense DAL972 chromosome 4, complete sequence genome:
- a CDS encoding small nuclear ribonucleoprotein SmD3, putative: MNTEGLPLKVLSDAVGTTVSLELKNGELYTGTLSEVVDNMGVLLTSARKTTMAGREVDMPKVLVCGTNIVFFQLPDALRCCPPLMKMGKLLPSDLDGRGDGKGFGAHRSRKKPKK; this comes from the coding sequence ATGAACACGGAGGGGCTCCCGCTGAAGGTGCTGTCCGATGCTGTCGGCACCACCGTGTCGTTGGAGTTAAAAAATGGGGAGCTTTACACCGGTACGCTTAGCGAGGTGGTGGACAATATGGGCGTGTTACTGACCTCCGCCCGCAAGACGACGATGGCGGGACGGGAGGTGGATATGCCGAAGGTGTTGGTGTGTGGAACaaacattgtttttttccaactTCCCGACGCGCTGCGCTGCTGTCCGCCGTTGATGAAAATGGGCAAGCTGCTTCCCAGCGATCTGGACGGTAGGGGCGACGGAAAGGGATTTGGTGCGCACCGTTCCCGTAAGAAGCCAAAGAAGTAa
- a CDS encoding T. brucei spp.-specific protein: MHFLCSRPRHALSKEHWRCGSPVCLLISAAGSNGVLTLYRAQRNSNTCGGAFAYRLRQRVLVFFVLFHAGCWHDLCHFRMHMRIFCRVGGGSLAHRCGQVGVLVSDAYDHRVVMCCAFVEVTYVTIYHAMSFNCRCCSFRFYVC, encoded by the coding sequence ATGCACTTTCTGTGTTCCAGACCACGGCATGCACTCTCAAAAGAACACTGGCGTTGTGGGAGTCCTGTATGTTTACTCATTTCAGCGGCGGGGTCAAACGGTGTGCTCACCCTTTATAGAGCTCAACGTAACTCTAATACGTGTGGTGGAGCATTTGCGTACCGACTGAGACAACGAGTGcttgttttcttcgttttgttcCATGCGGGCTGTTGGCATGACTTGTGTCACTTTCGCATGCACATGCGTATATTCTGCAGGGTGGGAGGTGGGTCACTAGCGCATCGCTGTGGACAAGTTGGCGTGTTGGTTTCGGATGCATATGACCATCGTGTTGTCATGTGCTGTGCGTTTGTTGAGGTAACATACGTTACCATCTATCATGCGATGTCGTTcaattgccgctgctgttccTTCCGTTTTTACGTGTGTTAA